CGCAAACCCCTGCGCCAACAGTATCGTCGACCCCGCCCAAAACCCGCCCAAAACCCCAGAAGCGTTCAGCCAGCCTGACCATACCGGAAAAGCGCGAGCTGGAAGCCCTGCCAGCCACTATTGAGGAGCTGGAGGAGAAGCAGGCCCAGTGCTATGAGCGCATGAGTGATCCGGCCTTTTATCAGCAGGAAAGTCAGGAGATTGCCACAGTCAATACCGAGCTGGAAGAGGTGCGTCAGCGCCTGGAGGCCGCCTACGCCCGCTGGGAGGAACTGGAAGAGAAGCAAGAGGACAGGTGACATGAAGCACATTGATGAAGTTGACCGCCCCCGGGAGAAACTCCTCAAACGTGGCCCCCGCAGCCTGGCCCCTCACGAGCTGGTGGCCATTGTGCTGGGCAGCGGCACTCGCGGCATGGACGTCATGAAGCTCGCCCGCAAGATTGCAGAGGTGATGGAGCGGCACGGAGAGAAGATCGAGCAGCAGCACTTTCTCGAAATCAAGGGTATCGGCGAAGCCAAAGCCTGTCAGCTGCTGGCAGCCATGGAACTGGGGCGGCGTCAGTATCACATCCAGGGCACCACCATTCGCTCCCACCAGGACGTGATCGGCCTGATAGAGGAGTTTCGCCACAAAAAGCAGGAGCACTTCCTCAGCCTGACCCTGGACGGCTCCGGCTGCCTGATCCAGCGCCGCATCATTACCATTGGCACCCTCAACGCCAGCCTGGTGCACCCTCGTGAAGTCTTTAGCGACGCCTTGACCGATCGGGCTGCCAGTATTATCGTGGCGCACAATCATCCGTCCGGAAGTGTTGAGCCCAGCCAGGAGGACCACAATGTCACCCGCCGCCTGCGCCAGTCCGGCGAGCTGCTGGGCATTCCGCTACTGGACCACATTATCATCTCCCCCAAGGGAGAACTCAGCTTCAAGGAGCGCAACCTCTTATGATGCCAGATTATACCCAGCCTCTCTACCGTCCTCCCAGTGAGGCCCGTTCACTGATCTTCCAGATCACCCACGGCTGCTCCCACAACGACTGCACCTTTTGCGGCATGTACCTTCACAAGCCCTTTCGCCTCAAGCCACTGCATCAAGTGCTGGAGGAAATCCGCCGCATTCCCGCCGACATAGTGCCCCGCGTGCGCCGCATATTCCTTGCCGACGGAGATGCGGTAATCTATCCCCAGGAGCGGCTGCTGGCCATTCTCGATGCCCTCAATGCAAAATTCCCCACGGTGCAACGCATCAGCGCCTATGTGGGTCGCAAGGCCATGGCCACCAAAACCCCTGCCGAGTGGGGCCAGCTGCGGCAGCGCAAACTCTCACTGCTCTACTTTGGGCTGGAGAGCGCCAACGACCAGGTGACGGACCTGATGAACAAGGGGCGCGACGCTGACTTTACGCGCCAGCAGGCCATAACGCTGCAGGAGCAGGGGATTGCCCTCAGCGTCATGGTCATCCTGGGTGGCGGTGGACAGCGGCTCTCCCGTGAGCACGCTCTGGATACCGCCCGCTGGGCCACTGCCGTCAACCCCCGCTACTTAAGCCTGCTGACCCTTTTTCTGCGGCGCAAGCAGGACTTTTTCGACAGCCTGGAGCCGCCCACCCTTGGCAGTCTGCTGGACGAAGCCCAGCTGCTTATAGAAAATATTGATGGCAAGAATATTATCTTTCGCGCCAACCACATCTCCAACCTGGTCACCCTCTCCGGCACCTTGCCCCGCGACCGGGATCGCCTGTTGCAGGAGATTGCCCGCCACCGGGAGCAGCTGGGTCGCCAGGGTCGGCTGGATGAAGTGCCCGAGTTTTACGAGGAATTTTAGCCGGCTGCTGAAAACCCTCCATCTGCGGTGTCACTCGCTCTGCGGGCGCATTGCATCTGGAGGGTTTTTCAGCTCAGTGAGCCCGCACATCCCATCCGGCGGCACTTACTGACGACTCGAGGCTTAGCCGTCCCACCAGCTTTTCTACAATCAGATCACGGCGCTCAGGCGCCAAAAGGTTTGCGGTGACGCTCACCTTGCCATCAAGATGTTCACTCTCGAGTTTTTGCAATCGCAGGGCTCCCTCTTCCAGGAGGCCCTGCAGCAGCAGGGCGCGAATATGGGCTTCCTGCGTTTCTGTACAGGAGACTTTCATCTGGTAGGCCCACTCAAGCTCACCACTGCTCGCCTGCAAAGGCTGGCGGTTGACTACGCTTACCAGGGGCCTGAGTAAAGTGTTTGTTGTCAGTATTACTCCCGTGACCAGAGCTGCCGCCAGAAAGTAGCCAGCCCCGGCCATGACCCCAATGGCAGCGGAGCACCAGAGGGTAGCGGCGGTGTTGAGTCCGCGGATATTGGCTCCCTCTTTCAGAATAACCCCTGCTCCCAGAAAGCCGATTCCAGAAACCACCTGAGCCGCTACTCGCGTAGGGCTGACTTCACCTTCGACCATCATGGACATAAGAGTGAAGCTGGCAGCCCCAAGGGCTACTAGCGCATTTGTGCGCAATCCCGCCTGCCGTTGGCGCCACTGGCGCTCAAGACCAACCAGGGCTCCGAGCAGTGCCGCCAGCGCCAGGGGGACCACAAGTCCAAAGGATTGTACCAGCATGGTTTACTCCATTGAACTCACGCTGCTCCGGCAGCTGCGATGATATCGCGCAGAACCCAGGTGGCAATGGAAAAGTAGATCAGTACCCCGCCAATATCGGCAATGGAAGTCACTAGCGGGGCGCTGGCTGTGGCTGGATCGAGCTTGAGGCGGCTGAGGACAAAGGGTAGAGCTGTTCCCACCAGCGAGCCGAAGAGTACGGTGCATACCATAGTCATGGCCACCACGACGGCTACTTCCGGACCTGCGCGGAAGACTCCGATCAGGGAAACCGCCAACGCCATACCAACCCCCAGCAGAATGGCAACGCCAATCTCCTTGCTGAGCAAGGTAAACCAGTCCCTGAGGTGGGCACGTCCTGTGGCAAGAGCACGGATCATCAGGGTAGCTGACTGACTGCCCGCGTTCCCGCCGCTATCAATAAGCAGGGGCAGGAAGAAGACCAGGGCCACCACCGCTTCAATCGTATCCTCAAAGTGGGCAATTCCGGCCCCGGAAAAGATGTTCATAAAGACCAGTACCAAAAGCCAGGGCAGCCGCTTCTGCACCATCATCCAGGTGCTGGCTTCCAGCATGTTGACGCTTCCCAGGCCAGGGGCCGAAGGCGAGACGCCACCCATGCGGTGGATATCCTCGGTGGCTTCAGCTTCGGCAACGTCCATGGCGTCGTCGTGGGTCACAATTCCCGCCAGTTTGTCATTGCCGTTGATAACCGGCAGTGCCAGCAGATCGTACTTGGCAATCTTGCGGGCCGCTTCGCTTTGGTGCTCTGCCGCATTGATGCTGACGACATCGCTGTTCATAAGGTCGGTGACGAGAGTGCCTGGCTGGGCCAGGATGAGATCCTTGAGGGAAACCACCCCCATCAGCTGACGATGCTCATCAACCACATAGGCGTTGTAGATGGTCTCCTTGTCGGGAGCTTCCTGGCGCAGGCGCTCCAGAGCCTCACCGGCGCGCAGGTTCTGCGCCAGAGCCGCATAGTCGGAGGTCATGATGGCGCCGACGGTTCCCTCGCCATAGGAGGAGAGTTTGCGAATATCCTCGCGCTCCGCCTGGGCCAATCCAGGCAAAATGGCCTGCTGGTGCTCTTCGTCCAGGTTGTTGTAAAAGTCTACCCGATCATCAGCATCCATAACATCAATCAGGCGGGTGATATGGGCAACGCCCAGCTCATCCACCAGGTTCGACTGGGTGCTGGGCTCAAGGTAGCCAAAGACCTCTGCCTGAAAAGGCATTTCCATGTACTTCAGCACACGGGCCGCCTGCTGCATCTCCAGCTGGTCAAGGACCGGTGCCAGGTCAGCTGCGTGGTGCTTCTGTACCAGCGCTATGATGTTTTTTTCGTCTTCAGGGGTAAACTGATCTTTGAGAAGTTCCAAAAAGGTGTGGTAGAGCGTTTCGTTGTGCATGGGCGCCTCCTGAGTTGTTGCCGGCAGCAACATTCCACAGGCGGCACGCGCTCTTAGTGGCGGGGATTGCTGAATGCACCCCGAGAAAAGCACACACCACCGCAGTCAGGGCTGCCGGTGAGTCTGGTCAGTGGGTCGTGAGAACGCTTGAAGAAGCGGCACGACGGAGGATGGGAACTGCTACTGGAGCTATCCATCGCTTTCACTGCCTCCTTGTGGTGTGTATTTCAGACGATCCCAGGACCATCTGCCGGACAGAGTGCCGGTAAAAGAACCCGGAATGTATAGCAAAATCACTATTTGCGTGTCAACAAAAAGAGTAAAAAATGGTAGGCTGCCCCTATGAAGCAGCAAACTCACGACCCCTTTCTCCACTTTTCACCAGCGAAGTTGATGTGTCACATGCGTCAGCATCTGGATCGACCCGCCCAGGCAGCATCAGATGACCAGCTTTCCCGCACTGCCCATAAGCCCCACACGGTTCCCGACACCGCCATCTTCAAGTGGCTCCTGGATGAGGAGCAGAAGAAGCAATACATGGAGCTTGGCTACAGCGGACTCTACGCCCTGAGCTTTGCCCTGCGCCACAGCATCACCCAGGTGGCCGCCCTCTTTCATCTCAGCGCCCTGGAGGATGAACAGCAGCTCACCATGGCCTTTCAGCTGCGGGGGATATTTGGAATCGATATGCAGGAGTGGTTGCAGGAGTCGCAAAAGGAGCGCAAAGCCTGGCAGCAGGCTGGCTGGGGAGTACCGGTCTGGGGATTTTCGCCCATGGGCTGTTACGTAGTGGCCCGTAACGTCAGCGCCTGTCGCGCCTTTGACCCGTACGAATCCAAGCTGTGCATGGAGAGTGCTGAGGAGGCATCGCCCTTCTGTTCTCGCCACCAGCAGCACAACTGGTGGGATGACCAGCTGTCCGGTGCCGGCGTACAGGCAACCATGTTTGCCTTTTACGCCTGGCGCGACCACCTCTTTGCCTACAGCGAGGATGACCTGCGCGCTGAGGTCAAACGCTTCTGGGAGCGCATTGGGGCCTATAATCGCACCCTGAGCCCATCGGTGAGCACCTTGCAGGCCCTGGAGCTGGACAGCTACGAAGAACTGAAAACCATGGACAGCAAGCAGCTGCGCCACCACTATCTGCGCCTGGCCCGCAGCGCCCACCCGGATCACGGCGGCAACCACCAGAGCTTTGTGGCGCTGCAGCAGGCATACAGTGACGCTCAAGCGTATATGTACCACCAGGGGCAGAGAAAAACCAAGCCTCCTCACACGTAAGCAAGGCCAGTACCTGTGGGGTTTTCAAAAAATCCCAGGTTTGACATCAATTTTTCGTATTTTTCGCTAAAAGTAATCTTTAAATCTTT
The genomic region above belongs to Desulfurispira natronophila and contains:
- a CDS encoding radical SAM protein translates to MMPDYTQPLYRPPSEARSLIFQITHGCSHNDCTFCGMYLHKPFRLKPLHQVLEEIRRIPADIVPRVRRIFLADGDAVIYPQERLLAILDALNAKFPTVQRISAYVGRKAMATKTPAEWGQLRQRKLSLLYFGLESANDQVTDLMNKGRDADFTRQQAITLQEQGIALSVMVILGGGGQRLSREHALDTARWATAVNPRYLSLLTLFLRRKQDFFDSLEPPTLGSLLDEAQLLIENIDGKNIIFRANHISNLVTLSGTLPRDRDRLLQEIARHREQLGRQGRLDEVPEFYEEF
- a CDS encoding MgtC/SapB family protein, with the protein product MLVQSFGLVVPLALAALLGALVGLERQWRQRQAGLRTNALVALGAASFTLMSMMVEGEVSPTRVAAQVVSGIGFLGAGVILKEGANIRGLNTAATLWCSAAIGVMAGAGYFLAAALVTGVILTTNTLLRPLVSVVNRQPLQASSGELEWAYQMKVSCTETQEAHIRALLLQGLLEEGALRLQKLESEHLDGKVSVTANLLAPERRDLIVEKLVGRLSLESSVSAAGWDVRAH
- the mgtE gene encoding magnesium transporter codes for the protein MHNETLYHTFLELLKDQFTPEDEKNIIALVQKHHAADLAPVLDQLEMQQAARVLKYMEMPFQAEVFGYLEPSTQSNLVDELGVAHITRLIDVMDADDRVDFYNNLDEEHQQAILPGLAQAEREDIRKLSSYGEGTVGAIMTSDYAALAQNLRAGEALERLRQEAPDKETIYNAYVVDEHRQLMGVVSLKDLILAQPGTLVTDLMNSDVVSINAAEHQSEAARKIAKYDLLALPVINGNDKLAGIVTHDDAMDVAEAEATEDIHRMGGVSPSAPGLGSVNMLEASTWMMVQKRLPWLLVLVFMNIFSGAGIAHFEDTIEAVVALVFFLPLLIDSGGNAGSQSATLMIRALATGRAHLRDWFTLLSKEIGVAILLGVGMALAVSLIGVFRAGPEVAVVVAMTMVCTVLFGSLVGTALPFVLSRLKLDPATASAPLVTSIADIGGVLIYFSIATWVLRDIIAAAGAA
- the radC gene encoding RadC family protein; protein product: MKHIDEVDRPREKLLKRGPRSLAPHELVAIVLGSGTRGMDVMKLARKIAEVMERHGEKIEQQHFLEIKGIGEAKACQLLAAMELGRRQYHIQGTTIRSHQDVIGLIEEFRHKKQEHFLSLTLDGSGCLIQRRIITIGTLNASLVHPREVFSDALTDRAASIIVAHNHPSGSVEPSQEDHNVTRRLRQSGELLGIPLLDHIIISPKGELSFKERNLL
- a CDS encoding J domain-containing protein gives rise to the protein MKQQTHDPFLHFSPAKLMCHMRQHLDRPAQAASDDQLSRTAHKPHTVPDTAIFKWLLDEEQKKQYMELGYSGLYALSFALRHSITQVAALFHLSALEDEQQLTMAFQLRGIFGIDMQEWLQESQKERKAWQQAGWGVPVWGFSPMGCYVVARNVSACRAFDPYESKLCMESAEEASPFCSRHQQHNWWDDQLSGAGVQATMFAFYAWRDHLFAYSEDDLRAEVKRFWERIGAYNRTLSPSVSTLQALELDSYEELKTMDSKQLRHHYLRLARSAHPDHGGNHQSFVALQQAYSDAQAYMYHQGQRKTKPPHT